The DNA sequence ttatttttttgtttaacggGATTCAATTTAGGCCAGATAAACAATTATGGTTAGAGATTGTTCTAAAGTGGTGCAAGGACCAATAATCAACCCTAGAGGACTGTCACATAATTTGCTTCTCTGATTTCTTTTTGTTatcaacacacacaaagtattcaccaaaaaaaagtattcaccaGCAAATTGCATTCAAACAAAATTGGGAGTCTAGCAAAAATTTCAACGTTGGAATAATGCTAACAGGTTATGTCTTTGCAGCATTGCACTCAATAACATTACGAGAGAAGAGTTTTAGAGAATGCAACATCATCTTTAGCAAAGAAAATGCCTCTCACAACACGAGTGGTAAGAGAGTATTTATTTCAAGATGATATAATTCTcagttacacacaaaaaaaatacctttaaagCTGAAAGTTCATTCTAAACAATATATTGGACTAACAAGTAATATATTTACAGCAATGCtacaaataaatgcaataaaatgctCGGGCATATCTTTACCTTAAAAAGCAACTCTTAACTCTAAATTacgtaaaattacattttgttttcctctgtttctttttttctgattttatgtTAATGTTGAAGTTGTTGATCGGGGGAGTCTGATGGACACAGAAGGTTCTCCAACGTTTTCATACGTCACGGTGCCTTCATCTCCATCCTCATCATTCTGCTGCTGGGGAAAACACTTGAGACACTTGAGAAACACACTTGAGATTCTGAgatgacaatttaaaaaataaatcacatgtgttggtggaaaaagtattcagatcccttacttcagtaaaagtactaatatcacactgtgaaattactccactacaagtaaaagtcctgcattcaaaacttagaaaatgtatcagaaaatgtacttaaagtatcaaaagtaaaagaactcgttatgcagaatggacccacttagatgttttatatattccaaatatattattgaattattattattatggatgcATTTGTGTAAGCAGGTAGGGCTCTttttaagtacttaataatCTGTTTAGAGGTTTAATTAAACatgtctcatcactttaaattggtcatgttgttcatgttaatctctaactgaaaaaaaactaaagctgtcagctaaatgtagtcgagtaaaagtataaagttacatataatggaaatactctagtgaagtacaagtacctcaaaattgtacttaagtgcagtaattgagtaaatctacttagttacattctccCACTGGTTGCCACATCCACTCAGATTCAGGACTAATAGAGTCAGCACTGTTAATccttaaaaacagcaaaataccaaaaataaaagtatttgagtttgatgaaattatttagaaaaaaaatttgaaaactcaCAGCATTGGTATCTCTCCGTGCGTTGTTTCCTGAGGGgacaaaagaaaagttttaatttaattaaattaacttaatctttttcaataataaaatgacaTCTGTGAATCTCCTCACCTTTAGTTCTTGTCCACATGTTGACCGCCACAACAGTTATGAACAGCGTTGTTAAgcccacaaacacaataatgatCCTCCAGAAACCTGGAaagcagaagaaaaacattacaaacattGCTGCTGCttcatcaggagagaaaaagagtgatATAGTATATATAGGATATAGTATAAGATGCCTCTACCTTGAGTGTCATTCTTTGCAGATGATGTCGTGTTGTTCCCCActgttgtgtttccttttttgttttggttgaaTATGATGtgaaataacaaaacacaacataagacACACCAAGTTTACCATCTGAAGAGACGAAACAACAAGAATATGTAATAATCAAACCTGAAATTAGCAAATTAAACCAGATTTACCTGTTTTCTCATATGGGGACTTTGTGGCCACATCATACACCAGTATTTCTCCACTCTTGTTTTCGGTCACATTACACTTCAGTAACTTACGAGTGTGATTGAGATGAGTTGGAAATGTGGCCCAGGCTGAACAGGGACGCTGTATCGTCTCCATATCACTCTCATCACCCTCGTACAACCATTTCACTGTGTGTCCGCAGGCTTGATACGAGACCACGGAGCAGAAAAAGGTCACCTTGTCATCTTTCTGATGTTCATCCACTGGTGGAGATGGAGATATTGaggaaaaagagataaaaacaagagttaaaTTAACAGAATTATTGctgtttattacagtgtatgaaGTCATCAGGTGTAGTATGACACGCTTTTGGTAACTGAAGTAAGTTTCCATTATAATTGATCAAAAAGAAGctcaaaattgtgatatttctggcAGAATcaatttattctacatgtctcatttaaaacatctccaaaaataaaccgt is a window from the Centropristis striata isolate RG_2023a ecotype Rhode Island chromosome 18, C.striata_1.0, whole genome shotgun sequence genome containing:
- the LOC131990734 gene encoding uncharacterized protein LOC131990734, with the translated sequence MSQIGYIKLSLFVMLLLQFAEVTGQSVTVKAGDDVTLPCSSVMVDQDKCGQTSWLYSRHVLEATGELIRLGQISKDVVSKGKSYGLNTAADCSLVIRNVTAEDVGRYTCRQFSKSGEDSSVSLSVVIMDEHQKDDKVTFFCSVVSYQACGHTVKWLYEGDESDMETIQRPCSAWATFPTHLNHTRKLLKCNVTENKSGEILVYDVATKSPYEKTGNTTVGNNTTSSAKNDTQGRGILYYILYILYHSFSLLMKQQQCL